In Eriocheir sinensis breed Jianghai 21 chromosome 50, ASM2467909v1, whole genome shotgun sequence, one genomic interval encodes:
- the LOC126982365 gene encoding tetratricopeptide repeat protein 5-like, whose protein sequence is MAALDQIRERVESLYKFRDEYFKMHDISEAAQKAERVQKEIDETVKLIESVRDQVPAEGRGEMYLLQGRALNASSEHSAAAEEALGRATRFNLPDAWNELGECQYKKGDFSSALTCFEKALRLAEKKVYFRNMSMLMRSLPWKSPKEREENVSKGLEYARKALQQDMGDGHSWLVLGNAYLAAFFTVEAKMESLKHCKAAYSKATNDPLAVVLPELHFSKFHVQWYEEDYTGALKSLLRAYELEPTWEECKSKFDECHRFLQKLAVMVRNKGQLNQRRLNALMADIQPNQLGPYEKGGSSLTGSAKLDLTPLALLAEGSNQDKVVLGKVVCTVIPESGIPFSMCLVDRDGSCIAVTVYNWASWCGVKIGDSVAVLAPVLKSHSISVPGHETLSFRSLRVAVPLMLVVNKRPITASQIATSQIVSQQKPE, encoded by the exons ATGGCAGCCCTCGACCAGATAAGG GAGAGGGTGGAGAGTTTGTACAAGTTCCGCGATGAGTACTTCAAGATGCACGACATTTCCGAGGCTGCGCAGAAGGCCGAGCGTGTCCAGAAGGAGATTGATGAGACGGTGAAGCTGATCGAGAGCGTGAGGG aCCAGGTGCCAGCAGAGGGGCGCGGGGAGATGTACCTACTGCAGGGGCGGGCACTCAACGCATCATCCGAGCACAGTGCCGCGGCGGAGGAGGCGCTGGGGAGGGCCACGCGTTTCAACCTCCCGGACGCGTGGAATGAGCTTGGGGAGTGCCAGTACAAGAAGGGGGACTTTAGCAGTGCCTTGACCTGCTTTGAGAAGGCTCTGAGGCTG gCCGAGAAGAAGGTGTATTTCCGCAACATGTCGATGCTAATGCGGAGTCTGCCGTGGAAGTCGCCCAAGGAACGGGAGGAGAACGTGAGCAAG GGCCTGGAGTACGCACGTAAGGCCCTCCAGCAGGACATGGGCGATGGACACTCCTGGCTGGTGCTCGGAAACGCCTACCTCGCCGCCTTCTTCACCGTCGAGGCCAAGATGGAGTCACTGAAGCACTGCAAGGCGGCATATAGCAAGGCg ACCAATGACCCCCTCGCTGTGGTTCTGCCTGAGCTCCACTTCAGCAAGTTTCAT GTCCAGTGGTACGAGGAGGACTACACGGGCGCCCTCAAGAGCCTCCTGCGGGCCTACGAGCTGGAGCCGACCTGGGAGGAGTGCAAGAGCAAGTTCGACGAGTGCCACCGCTTCCTGCAGAAACTGGCGGTCATGGTGCGGAACAAGGGCCAGCTGAACCAACGGCGCCTCAACGCTCTCATGGCG GACATTCAACCTAACCAACTTGGCCCATACGAGAAGGGCGGGTCGAGCCTTACAGGGAGTGCCAAGCTGGACCTCACACCCCTGGCACTGCTGGCGGAGGGGAGCAACCaggacaag GTTGTGTTGGGGAAGGTGGTTTGTACAGTCATCCCCGAGAGTGGCATCCCGTTTTCTATGTGCCTGGTGGACCGGGACGGATCGTGCATTGCCGTCACTGTCTACAACTGGGCCAGCTGGTGTGGGGTCAAAATCGGGGACTCGGTGGCTGTGCTTGCGCCTGTTTTGAAGAGCCACAGCATCAGCGTTCCCGGCCATGAG ACGCTGTCCTTCCGTTCGCTGCGTGTGGCCGTTCCGCTCATGCTGGTGGTCAACAAACGACCCATCACAGCCTCACAGATTGCCACGTCACAGATCGTCTCACAGCAGAAGCCAGAGTAG